The Listeria welshimeri serovar 6b str. SLCC5334 genome has a window encoding:
- the lysS gene encoding lysine--tRNA ligase codes for MSNENHEELNDQLIVRREKVDTLREEGIDPFGEKFIRSISPEEIETKFADKSKEELEEAAIEVSVAGRIMTKRVKGKVGFTHIQDRFHQLQIYIRKDAIGEDAYAIFKLADLGDIIGIKGTIFRTNTGELSVKATDFTLLSKSLRPLPDKYHGLKDVEQRYRQRYLDLITNEESQNRFVMRSKILKYTRDYMDSQGFLEVETPVLHTIAGGAAAKPFITHHNALDMELYLRIALELHLKRLIVGGMDKVYEIGRVFRNEGTSTRHNPEFTMLESYAAYEDYEDVMDLVEGLVSTVCKQVNGTTEITYGEYKVDLTPNWRRVHMADVVKEYVGVDFWNVTSDEEARELAKKHDVAITEHMTYGHILNEFFETYVEEKLIQPTFVYGHPVEISPLAKKNKEDERFTDRFELFIVGREHANAFSELNDPIDQRERFEAQMKEREQGNDEAHGMDADFLEALEYGLPPTGGLGIGVDRLVMLLTDAPSIRDILLFPTMKHRD; via the coding sequence ATGAGTAACGAGAATCATGAAGAACTAAATGACCAACTCATCGTCCGTCGGGAAAAAGTGGACACATTGCGTGAAGAAGGCATAGATCCTTTTGGTGAAAAATTTATCCGTTCCATCAGCCCAGAAGAAATTGAAACAAAATTCGCTGATAAATCAAAAGAAGAACTTGAGGAAGCTGCTATCGAAGTTTCTGTAGCAGGTCGTATTATGACGAAGCGTGTAAAAGGTAAAGTAGGTTTCACGCATATTCAAGACCGTTTCCATCAATTACAAATCTATATTCGTAAAGACGCTATTGGGGAAGATGCATATGCGATTTTCAAATTAGCTGATTTAGGAGACATTATTGGCATAAAGGGAACTATTTTCCGTACTAATACAGGAGAATTATCAGTAAAAGCGACTGATTTTACTTTACTTTCAAAATCATTACGCCCGCTTCCTGATAAATATCATGGCTTAAAAGACGTAGAACAGCGCTACCGCCAACGCTATTTAGACTTAATTACAAATGAAGAAAGTCAAAATCGTTTTGTTATGCGTAGTAAAATTTTGAAATATACACGTGATTACATGGACAGCCAAGGTTTCTTAGAAGTAGAAACTCCAGTGCTCCATACAATTGCTGGTGGCGCTGCAGCAAAACCATTTATAACGCACCATAATGCACTTGATATGGAACTATACTTACGAATCGCATTGGAACTACATTTGAAACGTCTAATCGTTGGCGGGATGGATAAGGTATATGAGATTGGTCGTGTCTTCCGTAATGAAGGAACGTCCACGCGACATAACCCTGAATTTACAATGTTAGAATCATATGCGGCTTACGAAGACTATGAAGATGTTATGGATTTAGTAGAAGGTTTAGTATCAACTGTTTGTAAACAAGTAAATGGAACAACAGAAATAACATATGGCGAATACAAAGTAGATTTGACTCCGAATTGGCGCCGCGTTCACATGGCAGATGTTGTTAAAGAATACGTAGGTGTAGACTTCTGGAATGTGACTTCCGATGAAGAAGCGCGCGAACTTGCTAAGAAACACGATGTTGCTATAACTGAACACATGACTTATGGTCACATTCTTAACGAGTTTTTCGAAACATACGTAGAAGAAAAACTTATTCAACCTACATTTGTGTATGGTCACCCAGTAGAAATTTCTCCTCTAGCGAAGAAAAACAAAGAGGATGAGCGATTTACTGACCGGTTTGAATTATTCATTGTTGGCCGTGAACACGCTAATGCATTCTCAGAGTTAAATGACCCAATTGATCAAAGAGAACGTTTTGAAGCGCAAATGAAAGAACGTGAACAAGGAAATGATGAAGCGCACGGAATGGATGCGGATTTCCTTGAAGCTTTAGAATATGGTCTGCCTCCAACAGGTGGATTAGGTATAGGTGTAGACCGTCTAGTAATGTTATTAACAGATGCGCCGTCTATCCGTGATATCCTATTATTCCCAACCATGAAACACCGTGACTAA